One Malus sylvestris chromosome 14, drMalSylv7.2, whole genome shotgun sequence DNA segment encodes these proteins:
- the LOC126600527 gene encoding aspartic proteinase 36-like, which produces MRVSKVPILASLAALLSLSVVYCGFPATFLSLERAFPPSHRVELDQLLARDRVRHARLLQNVAGGVVDFSVEGTSDPYLVGLYFTKVKLGSPPKEFNVQIDTGSDILWITCNSCSDCPQSSGLGIQLNFYDSVSSSTAGLIPCTDPMCTSSVQTSSTECSPQSNQCSYTFQYGDGSGTTGYYVSDALYFDMILGQSFITNSSAFVVFGCSTYQSGDLTKTDKAVDGIFGFGQGSLSVISQLSSRGMTPRVFSHCLKGDGNGGGILVLGEILEPSIVYSPLVPSQPHYNLNLQSITVNGQTLPIDPAAFTTSNGRGTIVDSGTTLSYLVEEAYDPFVNAITSAASRTVTPTISKGNQCYLVSTSLADVFPSVSLNFAGGASMVLKPEEYLMHTGFIESAALWCIGFQKVQGGVTILGDLVLKDKIFVYDLARQRIGWANYDCSMSVNVSVTSSKDEYINAGQLSKSSSSGDMLFKHLTSGTLIFLMHILWSSLAVI; this is translated from the exons ATGCGGGTCTCCAAAGTTCCGATCTTGGCCTCCCTCGCCGCgctgctctctctctccgtcgtcTACTGCGGCTTCCCGGCCACCTTTCTTTCTCTAGAACGTGCCTTTCCGCCGAGCCACCGAGTCGAACTCGACCAGCTCCTAGCCCGCGACCGAGTCAGGCACGCCCGGCTCTTGCAGAACGTGGCGGGCGGCGTTGTCGACTTCTCAGTCGAAGGCACCTCCGATCCCTACCTCGTCGG GCTTTATTTTACCAAAGTGAAATTGGGCTCTCCGCCGAAAGAATTCAATGTGCAGATTGATACCGGAAGTGACATCTTGTGGATTACCTGCAATTCCTGCAGTGATTGCCCCCAATCTAGCGGACTCGGT ATTCAGCTCAATTTCTATGATTCTGTGAGCTCTTCAACTGCGGGGCTGATCCCCTGTACAGACCCAATGTGCACTTCCTCAGTTCAAACTTCGTCAACTGAATGTTCTCCGCAGAGTAATCAGTGCAGTTATACTTTCCAATATGGTGATGGAAGTGGGACGACTGGTTATTATGTATCGGATGCACTATACTTTGACATGATTCTGGGACAGTCTTTTATCACTAACTCTTCTGCATTTGTTGTTTTCGG GTGTAGTACGTATCAGTCTGGGGATTTGACTAAGACAGATAAAGCAGTGGATGGGATATTTGGGTTCGGTCAAGGGTCTCTCTCTGTTATATCACAATTGTCATCTCGAGGGATGACTCCCAGAGTGTTCTCCCATTGCTTGAAGGGAGATGGAAACGGAGGGGGTATACTTGTTCTTGGTGAGATTTTGGAGCCAAGCATTGTATATAGTCCCCTTGTGCCGTCACA GCCGCATTACAATTTAAATCTGCAGAGCATCACTGTCAATGGGCAAACCTTGCCAATCGATCCAGCAGCCTTCACCACATCAAATGGCCGAGGAACTATTGTTGACTCGGGTACAACGTTGTCATATCTTGTGGAAGAAGCGTATGATCCTTTTGTTAATGCT ATAACTTCGGCTGCTTCACGAACTGTAACTCCCACCATTTCGAAAGGAAACCAGTGTTATCTAGTTTCCACCAG TTTGGCTGATGTATTTCCTTCGGTTAGTCTAAACTTTGCCGGAGGTGCATCGATGGTGTTGAAACCAGAGGAGTACCTTATGCATACAGGTTTCATT GAAAGTGCTGCTTTGTGGTGCATTGGCTTTCAGAAGGTTCAGGGAGGGGTGACTATTTTAGGAG ATCTTGTTCTAAAAGACAAGATATTTGTATATGACTTGGCTCGCCAACGGATTGGGTGGGCTAACTACGATT GCTCAATGTCAGTAAACGTCTCTGTAACTTCTAGCAAAGACGAATATATTAATGCAGGACAGCTGAGTAAAAGCAGCTCATCGGGAGACATGCTCTTCAAGCATCTAACGTCAGGAACTCTGATTTTCCTAATGCACATACTGTGGAGCTCCCTCGCTGTAATATAA